A DNA window from Desulfobacterales bacterium contains the following coding sequences:
- a CDS encoding DUF6125 family protein, translating to MNENVGSIDELSQEDTARLVMDMFHRIMIHYALWFTEVRHQMGMERALDILKTASERSIGIQLSRLAKFIGFEMKDGVPEPLLNMSKASLQQLMDQVAVNWLANDGVWFQAVEFSSGMDDAKRCNDTCWAHFSPFEAQSIKNFLELPEAPGLDGLKKALNFRVYARINEQSIIDEDDGSIVFQMNECRVQNARKRKGLDDYPCKSGGMVEYTYFARSIDQRISTECIACPPDKHPDDWYCAWRFKIKRDNT from the coding sequence ATGAATGAAAATGTGGGAAGCATCGATGAGTTGAGTCAGGAGGATACCGCGCGACTGGTGATGGATATGTTCCATCGCATTATGATTCATTATGCCCTGTGGTTCACCGAAGTGCGGCATCAGATGGGCATGGAGCGCGCGCTGGATATCTTGAAGACCGCCTCGGAAAGAAGTATCGGCATTCAGCTAAGTCGGCTGGCCAAATTTATCGGATTTGAAATGAAAGACGGTGTGCCGGAGCCGTTACTGAACATGTCAAAAGCTTCGCTTCAGCAACTGATGGACCAGGTGGCCGTCAACTGGCTGGCCAATGACGGGGTCTGGTTTCAGGCAGTGGAGTTTAGCAGCGGTATGGATGATGCCAAGCGCTGTAACGACACCTGCTGGGCCCATTTTTCACCGTTCGAAGCCCAATCGATTAAAAATTTCCTGGAACTGCCCGAGGCGCCCGGGCTGGATGGTTTGAAAAAGGCGCTCAATTTCAGGGTGTATGCACGCATCAACGAACAAAGCATTATCGACGAAGATGACGGCAGTATTGTTTTTCAGATGAATGAATGCCGGGTGCAAAACGCACGCAAGAGAAAAGGACTGGATGATTATCCCTGCAAATCAGGCGGGATGGTCGAATATACCTATTTTGCGCGCAGCATCGATCAGCGCATCTCCACCGAATGCATTGCCTGCCCGCCCGATAAGCACCCGGATGATTGGTATTGTGCCTGGCGTTTTAAAATTAAACGAGACAATACTTGA